From a region of the Streptomyces venezuelae genome:
- a CDS encoding GAF domain-containing sensor histidine kinase produces MSAQQPQESPDPSPGPSPDPLPSPLPGTAGTPGTPGTADAAGAADPLAAAAAQATRSLHGLSTELTARVPQLLEAMRSVGTGLELHSTLDRICETAAELADARYAAIGVVDTEGRGLSDFVTHGIGSAQARQIGHRPDGKRGLLGALISHSDTVRLADLTKDTRSAGFPPHHPPMKSFLGVPIRVQGEIFGNLYLAEKNGGGEFSDYDLHMVRVLATEAGIAIGNARLYEAATQRERWIDGSVAVTTALLSGGDADDALSVVAEQARRLADSAAGIVMLPAEEGGMEIVAVSSENPATSLGVVIPAESPVVDTLLAGEPIFVDDAASDLRMASELTSRFGPCMLLPLQSGGRVLGALVTPRSRGGRPFTEAERTLATQFASQAALALMMAEAQRDRERLAVFEDRDRIARDLHDLVIQRLFATGLMLEGAQRRTVVPEVRDGVGKAVDELDVTIQEIRTAIFALQQGPAEAPSGLRTRVLREINMAAVPLGFKPAHRFLGPVDTVVGELVGKNLIAALREALSNAFRHAEATRIDVVIDSTITLADGRPGVRLEVADDGVGIPEGGRRSGLRNLRRRAESLGGASSYGPGIGKDGGGTTVVWEAPLQPAV; encoded by the coding sequence ATGTCAGCGCAGCAGCCGCAGGAATCGCCGGATCCCTCACCGGGTCCATCGCCGGATCCGTTGCCGAGTCCGTTGCCGGGAACAGCGGGAACACCGGGAACGCCGGGAACTGCGGACGCTGCAGGAGCTGCGGACCCGCTGGCGGCCGCCGCCGCCCAGGCCACCAGGAGTCTGCACGGCCTGTCCACCGAGCTCACGGCCCGTGTACCGCAACTGCTGGAGGCCATGAGGTCGGTCGGGACCGGCCTGGAGCTGCATTCCACGCTGGACCGCATCTGCGAGACCGCGGCCGAGCTCGCGGACGCCCGGTACGCGGCGATCGGCGTCGTCGACACGGAGGGCCGCGGGCTCTCGGACTTCGTCACCCACGGGATCGGCTCCGCTCAGGCCCGGCAGATCGGACACCGCCCCGACGGGAAACGCGGCCTGCTCGGAGCGCTGATCTCGCACTCCGACACGGTGCGGCTCGCCGATCTGACGAAGGACACGCGCTCGGCGGGGTTCCCGCCGCACCATCCGCCCATGAAGTCCTTCCTCGGCGTACCGATCCGGGTGCAGGGGGAGATCTTCGGCAATCTCTACCTCGCCGAGAAGAACGGCGGCGGTGAGTTCAGCGACTACGACCTCCACATGGTCCGGGTACTGGCCACCGAGGCGGGCATCGCCATCGGCAACGCCCGGCTGTACGAGGCCGCCACCCAGCGCGAGCGCTGGATCGACGGCTCGGTGGCCGTCACCACCGCTCTGCTGTCCGGCGGGGACGCCGACGACGCGCTCTCGGTGGTCGCCGAACAGGCCCGACGGCTGGCCGACTCCGCCGCCGGGATCGTCATGCTGCCCGCCGAGGAGGGCGGGATGGAGATCGTCGCGGTCTCCTCGGAGAACCCGGCCACCTCGCTCGGGGTGGTGATCCCGGCGGAGAGCCCGGTGGTGGACACGCTGCTGGCGGGCGAGCCGATCTTCGTGGACGACGCCGCGTCCGACCTTCGCATGGCCAGCGAGCTCACCAGCCGGTTCGGCCCGTGCATGCTGCTGCCGCTGCAGAGCGGTGGCCGGGTGCTGGGCGCACTGGTCACCCCTCGGTCCCGCGGGGGGCGTCCCTTCACCGAGGCCGAGCGGACTCTGGCCACCCAGTTCGCCTCGCAGGCGGCGCTGGCCCTGATGATGGCCGAGGCGCAGCGCGACCGTGAACGGCTGGCGGTGTTCGAGGACCGTGACCGGATCGCCCGCGACCTGCACGACCTGGTCATCCAGCGGCTCTTCGCCACCGGTCTGATGCTGGAGGGCGCCCAGCGCCGCACCGTCGTCCCCGAGGTACGCGACGGCGTGGGCAAGGCCGTGGACGAGCTGGACGTGACGATCCAGGAGATCCGCACCGCGATCTTCGCCCTCCAGCAGGGTCCGGCGGAGGCTCCGTCCGGGTTGCGTACCCGGGTGCTGCGGGAGATCAACATGGCGGCGGTACCCCTGGGCTTCAAGCCCGCGCACCGTTTCCTCGGCCCGGTCGACACGGTCGTCGGTGAGCTGGTGGGCAAGAACCTGATCGCCGCGCTGCGGGAGGCCCTGTCGAACGCCTTCCGCCATGCCGAGGCGACGCGGATCGACGTGGTCATCGACTCCACCATCACGCTCGCCGACGGGCGGCCCGGGGTCAGGCTGGAGGTCGCGGACGACGGCGTGGGCATTCCGGAGGGCGGCCGCCGCAGCGGGCTGCGGAACCTGCGCCGACGGGCCGAGTCGCTGGGCGGCGCGAGCTCGTACGGCCCGGGTATCGGCAAGGACGGTGGCGGGACCACTGTGGTGTGGGAGGCCCCGCTCCAGCCTGCCGTCTAG